The DNA region TATAGTGAGAATTATACTGTTACGATATGTAGTCTAGATTAGGCAGTACCTTAGTAACTGCAGAGTAGATGAGGGTTTAGGTGAGTAGAGAATGAGAAGGATTGCAAGACCTGCAATCGATAGGAAGATGAGACTGAATTAGAAGAGAATTAGAGTATGagtagagagagagattcaGAATTACCTGAAGAGTTTTCAAATGATCAGTAGTCTCTTCAATTCCTGTGTAACTGGTATTTAAGGGCTCCTGCCTTCAGAATTATTTCACCCCTCTGCAGTAAAATCTAAGTGCCTCTGCCAGCTGTTTCTGCCAATCACAGCTACAAGAACGGTTATCTGCTGTTACCCAGCTTATTCCAAATCTAGAACCTGCTGTTTGCACAGCTTATTAAAAACGAAATTACAGAACATGACGACTTCGTTAACAATCCGTCGACTTATTAAGGGTtacaaaacctaaccctaaaatgCTCTCATAACAGATTCTTGTTTAAATAGTTGGTTAAAGTTTCTAAACAGGTATTTGCACTGTAATGCACTAGAATTTGATGGATATCAAAAGAATTATGGGACAAGAATATCTTGTTATAATTAagcatgtttaatatgtttggGTTGAGTTGTAACACACCAACCTAGAGATTTAGATTTCGTAGGAAAGAAATGTAGATAAGAAGAATTGTTTAAGCCTTTAAATGAGAGAAAATAGATTCATAAAATAATTCCGTCACATCTGACTCATACGCTTGGCCTATTTGGAAACTATTATTTTGTTGTCCGTTATGATCACTATCACATTAGAAAatcaccaaaaaaaaaaataaaaactctgaaagtatatttttttgttcAGAATGAGAAGTGTGATTAAACTAAAACATTGGATTGTGAACCAAAATTTTTCACGAATCAGTTTTCAGTTATAGGTTTATACCAAATgtagattttattataatttgttaaagttGACAAAAAGTTGTATACCAAAACAGTCCATTTATACTAAACTTCTTATTACACTAATTACAATATTATctactattttgtttttgtttcttacTTTGTTTTTTCCATCCCCATCCTTTGTAAACGTTTGGATGCATGCTTTTTAATGAAAACGtaatctttttcaaaaaaattaattacaatatttcCTACTTAGTGTCACAAAGGCGCAAGATATACATGGACGGGTATCACatgtatatttttttgggtAAAGACTATCACTTTTTGTGAGCTTTTAGCTGGGAATCCAGATCTTTAATGTTGATTTTAATCTGCATTTTTgtgaattatgaaaaataacaGCTAGTATGAAGATGTTTCACTTATAACTCTTGATATTTGAATAACAGGCACAAGTGGCTCCTTCTGGTGGTGCAGCTTCTGTGGGTGCGGGTGCGGGTGCTTTAGGTACACCTCATATGACGGCCCAGTCTGGACCCAATCCGAGCAGAGCAAGTTATGATGCAACAAAAGCACCACCTAATTATGATAGTCagagaggaggaggaggaagcaGTCTTGAAGCACAAAGAGCAAGTGGTGGTGGTTATGAAACTCAAGCAATAATACCACCAGGAGGAGGCTATGGCGGCATACAAAGAGGTTCCTCTTTTGGTGATGCACAAAGGGGACATCCTTATAATGTTCAGAGAGGAGGACAACAACAGTATGACCCCCAAAGCCAAAGAGGAGGACAACAACAGTATGACCCCCAAAGCCAAAGAGGAGGACAACAACAGTATGATCCCCAAAGCCAAAGAGGAGGGTTATCATATGATGTGGACAAGACTAATGGCTATGATGTTGCAGCAGCAGCCAGAGGGGGAGGTGCCACTaaccctcctcctcctcctcaagTAGGAAACCATCACCCTGGTGGTAGTTGGAGATGAGCTTATATGATTTTGCACGTTGCGAGAAAAAAACACTGTTTGCCTCCCAAACATATTGCACAAGAACAAGTGTTGTTCTCATTTTGATAAATGTTGTTTCTTATTACTGTTCTTATTTGTCTTTCAATGCTTGTACACAATGGCACTCTCTAATGTGCTGAAAATCAAGGGTGCCAAATTGTTTTGCTTTGGTGAGAGCAGTCTGCCCATTTTCTCTTTGTTAGatagtttgatattttgatttcaGCTCAAGTGATAGTTAGCCTAATAGAGTTTAAACTTTTATGATCCTTTATTTTGCCTTCACTTATTATATCATACTACTAATGAAACTTTCATGCAATATTCTTATTTGTAAAACTttggaaaatgtttttttttatgtgaagaaATTCTGTCAAATTATTTCGAaacattttacttttattttttaaaatatcgtACCTATTTTTGAAGTGTAGTTCtacaaataaattagttaaacatatttttataaagtaaatttaaatacaaatgtTTATTTAGACTGAAATTTAGATCTACACTCATACATATCACATTTTAAATATGATCGGTGATGTTGGgaaattttaatcttattttattttaaattaaagaatttttatttgttaaacacaattaataaaaaataattataaataagtgATGAAAATAATACTCTATTACAAAACAAAACAGTATCAAAATGTAGTACAtttgttttgatatatatatttgtaaaaatgtGTATAATTGATATTCAAGTtgtattttaacaaataaattatgcCTAATATTTAGATGcactgtaatttttttaatattaataataataatttatattatttgtaaaaattttattttattttttattttataaatttagcatataataaatataataatgatacaATTAGttatatagtaaaataaattagtaataaataaagtgttaataatgataaaaatatgaatgtAAAACTATTTTATTCTGAATTAAAACAAGATAAACCTAGAAATTCTGAAATAATTCAATGgtaatataatgataaaatgacattttatatttttaattaaaaaaatgctatattcatacattaataaatttaaaataattttatttaaagaaaattttttaatatatatattttttatttactaattcaatttttttttgttattgttatatatgttaaattgttgttgttaatatttaatttccttaattgttattatatattattaaactattattgtatttttattaacttattatttagttttttataaggtagtaatacaaaattttatttttatttaatttataaaaaattattattatattaaaaattattttccatataattttattatataataataactaatgtaattttatagttattttctaataaactaaaatataaatattattataatgataaaaatatatctaataataaattttcaaaatacttTCTTAGTTTTTCccttaaaatatgaaattgtaTTGAAAGCATTTGCTGGGTTACTTAGGTTGTGAAAGATGCTGAAAAGTTTAAGAAATCTAAACTCTCACCTTAACTTAGCGTGACACACTGCACAACGGTGGTGCTTTAATGTTTTTCTACTGTCGTGTCTAAttgttttagaaataaaaaacttttatatattttttaattactttattttttatgtttttaaatataacaagacaTAAAAGACATTTTCTGAGTGATAatctataacaaataaaaaaaaatatctttataaataaatttatacttactaaaaaaatgtaaacataTAAATCTCAACCTTATGCCTTTTTTAAAAGTATCAAACAATGGTAATAAGTAAGATTATTCCAAATCTAGCATAACTAACTTTAgcaattatttctaaaatttagtataaaatatttgacttaTCAGATAAGTCTCACAAAATATAACGAACACAAATAATAAAACTgtaaataatgaatttaaattttagatttttttgtttgttttaatataaccttatttttaattattaatttaataattcgaatactttttattatacaaattattattaaatcgtgaattataatatatttttggtcaatattatatatatttaagagattatcaatttattattattttaaacttaattagctatatttaaaattgattgatattttatattatttataaattagctaataaattttgaatatattcctaatgtcattttaaattattataattaataaattttctattataaaatcttaactaacatctatataataaaataaaatggtctttaatttataagaaaagaAAGCATAACACAACAACCAGTTTATGTTGAACTTACACACCTTTTCTTGACACCCTTAGCCGGCACAACTAGTTTCTCACTCTGTTTTCAAACttaattatcataaaaacatttaaaattataagttcatgtaaaattaagaatttatttaaaataataaaagttgattttatataaatattagttatatattatattattattttatatataattaaatatacaattaatttataattaataacacaaaaaatataattacaaaattaattatatgaattaattatttatataagtaattattattatttttaatatatgaatataaattcattgataaatttaaaatcttagTTTACATAAATCAGAATTATCAGGTTCCTTTTCAATAGTAAAATTTACTTAAAactagaaaattattttttaatgataaaattttaatagttaaaatctTGACCATGGTATTAAATGGTTTATTACTCATGATAATAATGTCTTTTAAgttcaatttatattaaattctttCAACTTTTATGGATCTTTATAACATATTGAAACaaatgaatcataatatttaagaaattcaCGTAAAGTTAGGAAAACAATCGGGTGATAGAAAAACAATTGGCCTAGAAAGAAAGTAGAGGAAAATTGAGTATGTAAGAGAGGTAAATAATTGGCGCGCATGAGAGAGAAAACAGTTTTGGTCTTTTGCTCTATATTCGGAACAAATATGATGATTACGACAACTTGACACTACATTCCCCTGTCTGTATCGCTGTCGTGGGTGGGGTCGAGGGCCATTGTGTCCGAATCACACAATCTTTCTAACATCCTCCGCAATATTTGTCGGATTCTTTTCAATCATCAACAATTCAACCACAATCTTTATCCTTGTGATAATAGAGTTACTCTCACATTTCAATACTCTGCATTTTTTCCTCTTCTTTGATTTTCCTAAATCATCGTTTGTTGCCGTCAATAGAGGAATCAAACTGAAGATCATTGGGTAAATGGGTTCGAGAGATGATAACGCAATTACCGAAGATGGGCTCAGGAAGCCCCTTCTTCATACGGGAAGTTGGTACAAGATGAGCTCGAGACAATCTAGCATGTTGAATTCCTCTGCCCAGATGCTTCGCGATGGGTCCGTCTCTGTTCTCTTTTGCGTCCTCATCGTTGCACTCGGTCCCATCCAGTTTGGATTCACTGTAATTACCTTCTATTCAACTCTGCCTTTTGTTTTTATTGGTTATGAATTATTATGCACCCTCATTGTTAGCTATGGGCATTTGCAGTGTGGCTTTTCCTCTCCTACGCAGGCTGAGATCATTCGTGATCTAAATCTTTCCATCTCCGAGGTTAGGTTCCTGATTCGTTTCTCAGATCTTTATAACCTTACTGAAATCGTTGTTGGATGGACAGTTCTCGGTATTTGGGTCGTTAGCAAATGTGGGAGCTATGGTCGGAGCAATTGCCAGCGGGCAGATTGCAGAATACATTGGCCGTAAAGGGGTATGTGTGTGTCCCAACATTTCTGAACCTCAAATTCTTGTTTTCTTCTGCATTCTTTGCTTTGACATGATCTTCTGTTATTTAGTCTTTGATGGTCGCTGCAATTCCTAATGTGATTGGCTGGTTGGCCATCTCTTTTGCTAAAGTGAGTAGTAGTTGTAGTATTCTATGATTTCTACAATCTGTAATCCTATTCATCCATTCCATTCAGACAGACTGAATCTTCAAGTTATTCTCTATGTAGGATTCATCCTTTCTATACATGGGACGATTGTTAGAAGGATTTGGTGTGGGCATAATTTCATATACGGTAAAATGAATGGATTTTGAATTTTCCTTGATATTTGTGATTTGAATGTTGATGAAGATGGTTCTTGAAATGGCTAGGTTCCAGTATATATAGCTGAAATAGCACCTCAAAACATGAGAGGAAGTCTTGGATCTGTCAATCAGGTTCATATCTTATTGCTTTCTTGTTACTTGTTTCTCAGCCTTTGGTGGAGAATGAAATAACATTATCTGTGAATTTATAGCTTGCTGTTACTATCGGAATTATGCTTGCTTATTTTCTGGGACTCTTCCTTCCTTGGAGGGTGCTCGCGGTTGTAGGTCAGTTCTTGTTCATTATCTAAACTgatttctctcattttttatgtttgtgTAAGATATCCTCAAATTCGGGCTTTCACAGGAATTTTGCCTTGCACCATTTTGATACCTGGTTTATTTTTCATACCTGAATCCCCTCGTTGGTTGGTATGTTTCTTAAACCTGTCTTGTAACTTATGTTGAGTTTTTATTGTAAAATCTTTCTGAAATTATAATGGCTAGGCTAAAATGGGGTTGACTGAAGATTTTGAAACTTCACTGCAAGTTCTTAGAGGCTTTTCTACAGACATTACTACTGAAGTGAATGAAATCAAGGTATCAGACTCAAATACCATACTTTTGGATTACAACATTACACATAAAATCTGATCATTCGGTTTGTATTTCGCAGCGATCAGTGGCATCATCGAGTAAAGGAGCAACCATCCGGTTTTACGAGCTGAAGAGAAAAAGATATTGGTACCCTTTGATGgtaattaattaactcattGATTTGGAACATGGTATTTGTGTATAATAATGTTGGAAAACTAAGCAAGTTAATTTTCCTATATCTGTCCAGGTTGGGATTGGATTGCTTGTTCTGCAACAACTTAGTGGTATCAATGGTGTTCTATTCTACTCCAGCAACATCTTTGCATCCGCCGGTTAGTTTGTTACCAAGATTTAAACTTTTCCGGGCATGATTATTGAATTCAtagccatttttttttttggtgttGTTTGAACTTGGGCCAGGAGTTTCATCTAGTAATGCAGCAACATTTGGCCTCGGGGCTATTCAGGTTATTGCCACTGGTGTTACAACATGGTTAGTAGACAGAGCAGGTCGAAGGCTTCTTCTAATAGTATGTTTTCTCTTGCAacttcttacattttttttttatttcacgaGTGACTGACAAGTGTCATTTGGATTTTAAATGCAGATATCCTCGTGTAT from Impatiens glandulifera chromosome 5, dImpGla2.1, whole genome shotgun sequence includes:
- the LOC124938547 gene encoding sugar transporter ERD6-like 6 codes for the protein MGSRDDNAITEDGLRKPLLHTGSWYKMSSRQSSMLNSSAQMLRDGSVSVLFCVLIVALGPIQFGFTCGFSSPTQAEIIRDLNLSISEFSVFGSLANVGAMVGAIASGQIAEYIGRKGSLMVAAIPNVIGWLAISFAKDSSFLYMGRLLEGFGVGIISYTVPVYIAEIAPQNMRGSLGSVNQLAVTIGIMLAYFLGLFLPWRVLAVVGILPCTILIPGLFFIPESPRWLAKMGLTEDFETSLQVLRGFSTDITTEVNEIKRSVASSSKGATIRFYELKRKRYWYPLMVGIGLLVLQQLSGINGVLFYSSNIFASAGVSSSNAATFGLGAIQVIATGVTTWLVDRAGRRLLLIISSCIMTISLFVVAFAFYIEDFVAPDSELHYRMGILSLVGLVAFVIAFSLGVGAIPWIIMSEILPVNIKGLAGSIATLLNWMTSWAITMTANLLLAWSNGGTFTIYGVVAAFTIVFVVLWVPETKGRTLEEIQSSFK